The DNA segment CGGCCCGTTCCCTTTTTCCGGACGTCTCCCGGACGTCTCCCGGACTTTTCCCGGGGCATCCCCGGATATTTCCCCGGACATTCCCCGGGCGTCACACTGGACGCATGACGGTGACGACCGACGACGCGGCACGGCTGTGGGCGGTCCGGACGGCCGGTCCGGGCGACCCGCTGGTGCTGTGCCACGGCGGTCCGGGACTGTGGGACATGTTCGGCGACGTCGCCGAACTCGTCGCCGGCGCCACGTCCGCCGTCCGCTGGGACCAGCGCGGCTGCGGGCGCTCCGCGCCGTCCGACGGCCCGTGGACGAGCGAGCGCTTCGTCGCCGATCTGGACGCCGTACGACGGCACTTCGGGATGGAGCGGATGGCGCTGCTGGGCCATTCCTGGGGCGCGCAACTCGCGTTGGGCTACGCACTGGCGCACCCGGAGCGGGTGAGCACGCTGATCTACGTCTCCGGCACCGGCATCGGCCCGGACGCCGGCTGGCGCCCGGCCCACGAGGCGAACTTCGTCGCCCGGCTCGCCGACCACCCCCAACGCCTCGCCCACTGGCGGGAACTGGCCGGCGTCGCCCCCGCCGCGCGCACCCCGGACGAGGAACGGGAACTGGCCGTCCTGCGCTGGTCCGCCGAGTTCGAGGACCGGGAGCGGGCCCTGGAGCTCGCCCGGCGCATGGCCGACCCGTGGTTCGGCGTCAACACCGCCTGCAACAGGGCCCTCAACCTGGAGCGCGAGCGCACCTGGGGCACCCCCGCGCTGTACACCGCCTGCACCCGGCTCGACGTCCCCGCCCTGATCGTCGACGGGGAGCGGGACCTCCGCCCCCGCTCCGCTGTCGACTCCCTCGCCGAAGCCCTGGCCCGCGCCCGCCGGGTGAGCCTCCCGGACGCGGGCCACCTGCCGTGGGTGGAGGACCCCGGGGGATTCCGGGACGCGGTGGTGGGTGCACTCCAGGGCCTGCCGTCCGGCGCGGGCCGGCCCGGGCAGGCGGTGTTTTCCGGCCGGCTCCGGCAGGATCCGGAGGACAGGTTTTAACCTGACCGCATGACCCCGCGCCCGCGCACCGTCCACACCGCCGATCTCGATGCCGCCGAACTCCGTTCCGTGCGCGCCCTGCTGGACGCGGCGTTCGACGGCGGCTTCAGCGACGAGGACTGGGACCACGGCCTGGGCGGCCTGCACGTCCTGGTCCAGGACGACAGGGGGCCGGCCGCCCACGGCTCGGTGGTGATGCGGCGGATGCGGCACCGCGGGCGCTGGCTGCGCACCGGATACGTGGAGGCCGTCGCCGTACGGGCCGACGTGCGCCGGACCGGGCTGGGCGGGCAGGTGATGGAGGTCGTCGAAGGGATCATCGACCGGGCCTACGACCTCGGCGCACTGTCCGCGAGCGCGCAGGGCGCCGCGTTGTACGCGTCCCGGGGCTGGCAGCGGTGGGGCGGCCGGGTGCACGGCCTCTCACCCGACGGGATCGTCCGCCTGGCGGAGGAGGAGGGGGGCATCCACCTCTGGCCGGCGCGCGCCGGGAGGCCGCTCGACCCCGAGCACGAGCTGGTCCTCGACTGGCGTGACGGCGACGTCGCCTGAGGTACGTCAGTTCCTGCGGACCAGGATCTTCCCCGTGTTGCCCCCGCGCAGCATCAGCAGGAACGCCTCCACGATCCGCTCGAAACCGTCCACCACCGTCTCGTCCAGCGCGAGCGCCCCGCTGCGCAGATGCGGCACGGCGAAGTCGTACAGCTCCTTCTGCGCGTCCATGTGGTCGCGCACCAGGAAGCCCTCGATCCGCAGGCTCTTCTCCACGACGTCCGCGTGGTCGAAGCGGACCGGCGGCGCGTCCGGGGTGTTGTACTGGGCGATCGTGCCGACGCGCACCACCCGGCCCCGGTCGCGCAGGGCGCCGACCGCCGCGCCGAGGTGGTCGCCGCCGACATTGTCGACGAAGAGGTCGATTCCGGTGGGGGCGGCTTCGGTCAGGAGGTCCGCGACCGGGGCGCCGTGGTAGTCGAAGGCGGTGTCGTAACCGACCTTCTCCGTCAGGTACGTGACCTTCTCCGCCGACCCCGCGCTGCCGATCAGCCGGCCCGCGCCGAGCAGACGGGCGAAGCGGCCGGTGGCCGTGCCGACCCCGCCCGCCGCGCCGGAGACGAACACGTCCTCGCCCTCGCGCAGCCGGGCGATCCGGGTGAGGCCGACGTAGGCGGTCAGGCCCGTGCCGCCCAGCACGCCCAGGTAGGCCGAGAGCGGCACATCCGGGTGGTGGGGCAGGTGCCGCACCTCCTCGGGGCGGACCACGGAGTGGGTGCGCCAGCCATGCCGGTGGAGGACGATCTCGCCCTCGGGGAGCGCGGGTGTGCGCGAGGCGACGACCCGGCCGAGGGTGCGGCCCTCCAGCGGGGCGTTCAACTCGAACTGCCCGTCCATCATTTCGCGGTGGTACGGGTCCACCGACCAGTACAGGTTCTCCACCAGAGCCGTGCCGGGGGCCGGTTCGGGGACGGGGGACTCGGCGAAGCGGAAGTGGCCGGCGGTCGGGAGGCCGGTCGGGCGGGCGGTCTGCTGCACGGTGAGCGCGGTCTCGGTCATGGCAGGGACCGTACGGAGGAATGCCCGGACCGGGCAGGGGGTTGGGCTCATGCAACGCGGTGATCCATGAGCCGTCCTCATAGCAGCAGGTGGGAGTCCCCCGTGACCGCAGCCGACCTTGCCCCGCAGGAGCTGAGAATCCTCGTCGCAGTGGCCGACGAGGGCGGGTTCTCCGCCGCGGCCGGCCTCCTGGGGACCACCCAGTCCGCCGTCTCCCACGCCGTGCGCGGAGTCGAACGCAAGCTGGGTGCCGTGCTCTTCGAGCGCGGCCGGTTCGGCGCCCGGCCGACGCCGGCGGGGGAGCGGGCGGTTGCCCACGCGCGGCGCGTGCTGCGGATGCTCCAGGCGCTGGCCGCCGATGTCCGGGGCGCGGACACCGGCCAGGTCGCCGGACCGCTGCGCGTCGCCGCCTTCCGCAGCGCGGCCCTGTCCCTGCTGCCGCCCGCCCTGGAACGGCTCACCGCACGGCATCCGGATGTCGAGGTGAGTGTGAGCGTCGTACGGGAACTGGGCGCCGGCACCGCGGGAGAGGTCGCGCGGGGGCGGGCCGACCTCGGGATCGCCACCCTCGCCGACGGCGCGCCCCTGCCCGCCGGGCTGGTCGGGGACGTGCTGATGGAGGAGCCGTACGCCCTGGTGCACCCCGCCGGACACCCCGAACCGCGCCGACTGCCCCTGGTGGACTGGGCGGAGAACTGCGGCTCGTACACCCGGGACTGGTGGGCGGCCCAGGAGTGGATCCCGGCCGCGACCGTGACCGCCGAGGACGACGGCGCGGTGCTGGCGATGGTGGGCAGCGGCCTCGGCATGGCGATCATGCCCGCGCTCTCCCTCGCCGCCGCGCTCTCCTGCGTGCAGATCACCGACCTGGGGCCGCTGAGCCCGCACCGGTCCGTCGGGTACGTGACCACGCCCGAGCTGGCCGCCACCGGTGCCGTGCGCGCGCTCGTCCGTGAGCTGCGCGCCCTCCACCTTCGTACGGCCCCCCCTGCTCCGCTCTGGAAAGGCGCAGGTCACGGCGGTGTGATCCGGTCCGTCGTCTCAGATACTAGGACGTCCGAGTAACTATGCAGACAGATACGTTCGGCTCCCTTAGCGTGGAAGGAGCCGAACGACTCGCTCGATCCAGCGAATGGCGGTCGTGATCCGAGCCCTGCGCAGGCAATCCCTGCGGGCCGGTCCGCCGTATCTGGGGGTACTCCCGCGCCCATTAGGCAGCGGAGGAGTCTCGCAACCCGCCCCAGCCGTGCTCCAGGTTTCCGAAGGAGTCGAATTCCCATGGCCGAGACGACCAGCCGCCGCCGAGTCCGCCACGTGTCCCGCACGAACGAGACCGACCGCAAGAGCGCCGCCGCCGCCCTTCAGCGCGCCCTCGACCGCCGTGACAACGGCGGCTCCACCGGGCACTGAGCCGGGGCCGGGAGCCGCACCACCCGCCGGTGGGCAGGACGCGCTGTCCTGCCCACAGGACCGGCTCACCCGCCGCGCCGCACCCCGAAGCGGTCGACGCAGCGGCCGTGCGGGTGAACGCCGGGCGACGGGCTGCCGCCGACACACCGGGTGTCCGCATGCCGGACTCCCCATGTCATTCCCTGGGATGCGGAGTACGGTGCTGGCATGTCGCGCAGCATCAATCTCGCAGTGATCCCCGGTGACGGCATCGGCCAGGAGGTCGTGGCCGAGGGTCTCAAGGTCCTCTCCGCCGTCCTGCCGCAGGACGTGAAGCTGGAGACCAAGGAGTACGACTTCGGTGCCAGGCGGTACCGCGCCACCGGTGAGACCCTCACCGACGCCGACCTCGACGCCCTGAAGCGGCACGACGCCATCCTGCTCGGCGCGATCGGCGACCCCGGCGTCCCCTCCGGCGTCCTGGAGCGCGGCTTCCTGCTCAAGCTCCGCTTCGCCTTCGACCACCACGTCAACCTCCGTCCCTCGAAGCTGCTCCCCGGCGTCGCCACCCCGCTCGCCGGCCAGCCGGAGATCGACTTCGTCGTCGTCCGCGAGGGCACCGAGGGCCCCTACACGGGCAACGGCGGCACCATCCGCAAGGGCACCGAGCACGAGGTCGCCACCGAGGTCTCCGTCAACACCGCCTTCGGTGTGGAGCGCGTGGTCCGCGACGCCTTCGAGCGCGCCCAGGCCCGCCCCCGCAAGAAGCTCACGCTGGTCCACAAGAACAACGTGCTGACCTTCGCCGGGCACCTGTGGACGGACGTCTTCAACCGGGTGGCCGAGGAGTACCCCGAGGTCACCACCGACTACGTCCACGTCGACGCGGCCACCATCTTCCTGGTCACCCAGCCCGAGCGGTTCGACGTGATCGTCACCGACAACCTCTTCGGCGACATCATCACCGACCTCGCCGCGGCCGTCTCCGGCGGCATCGGCGTGGCCGCCTCCGGCAACATCAACCCCAGCCGCGCGTTCCCGTCCATGTTCGAGCCGGTCCACGGCTCCGCCCCGGACATCGCCGGCCAGGGCAAGGCCGACCCCACCGCCACGGTCCTGTCCGTCGCCCTGCTGCTGCGCCACCTCGGCCACGACGCCGAGGCGGACCGGATCGACGCCGCGGTCGCCGCCGACCTCACCGAACGGGCCGGCAAGCCGGCCCGTTCCACCTCCGAGATCGGCGACGCCCTCGCCGTACGCGTAGCCGGCTGACCCCGCGCTGCCTGCAAAGCCGCCGGGTCGCACCGCACCCGGCGGCTTTTCCTGTGCGGCCGCCGGGTGTCACCATCGAACCCGGGGCCGCATTCACCCCGATTCCTTCCATCGCCACCCGCGCGCGATAATCGAACGCGGAGCCGCGATATGGGGAATGCTCGGACGTCCTCACTCCGGCCACGGGCCGTGCGGGCGTGAGCGCGGCCCGTCACCACAACCGGTGCTGCATCTTCCGGGGACACCCCCGGACCCCGGCCGAAAGACCGGAGCTGGCTCCGCCCACAGAGGAAGCGAAGGACTCCCCGTCATGACGACGCCCACGATCGAGCTCAAGCCCTCCGCCCACCCGCTCGCCGCCGCGGAGCGGGAGGCGATCCTGGCCAACCCCGGATTCGGCCGCCACTTCACCGACCACATGGTGACGATCAAGTGGACCGAGGGCCGCGGCTGGCACGACGGTCAGCTCGTTCCGTACGCGCCGATCCCGATGGACCCGGCCACCAACGTCCTGCACTACGCGCAGGAGATCTTCGAGGGCCTGAAGGCCTACCGCCGGCCCGACGGCTCGGTCGCCACCTTCCGCCCCGACCAGAACGCCAGGCGTTTCCAGCGCTCCGCCAAGCGCCTGGCCATGCCCGAGCTTCCGGTCGAGACGTTCATCGAGGCCTGCGACCTGCTGGTGCAGCAGGACAAGGACTGGGTGCCCGCGCACGGTGGCGAGGAGTCCCTCTACCTGCGCCCCTTCATGATCGGCACCGAGGTCGGCCTGGGCGTCAAGCCGTCCAACGAGTACCTCTTCATCGTCATCGCCTCCCCGGCCGGCGCCTACTTCCCGGGCGGCGTGAAGCCGGTCTCCATCTGGGTCTCCGAGGACCGCGTCCGCGCCGTCCCCGGCGGCATGGGCGACGCCAAGACCGGCGGCAACTACGCCGCCTCGCTGCTCGCGCAGGCCGAGGCCGCCGTCAAGGGCTGCGACCAGGTCTGCTACCTCGACGCCGTCGAGCACAAGTGGGTCGAGGAACTGGGCGGCATGAACCTGTACTTCGTGTACGGGGCTGCGTCCAATGAAAAGCCGGTGATCGTCACGCCCACGCTGACCGGCTCCATCCTGGAGGGCGTCACCCGCGACTCCCTGCTGGCCGTCGCCCGTGACCTCGGCTACCAGGCCGAGGAGGGCCGCGTCTCGGCCGACCAGTGGCAGCGCGACTCCGAGAACGGCACCCTCACCGAGGTCTTCGCCTGCGGCACCGCCGCCGTGATCACCCCGGTCGGCACCGTGAAGCGGGACGGCGTCGAGTGGAAGCAGAGCGGCGGTGAGCCCGGCGAGGTCACCATGCGCCTGCGCCGCGCCCTCCTCGACATCCAGCGCGGCACCGCCGAGGACAAGCACGGCTGGATGCACGAGCTGGGCTGACCCCCACCCGGCTCCCACCGCACAGGGCCGCCCCGGACACCGCGTCCGGGGCGGCCCTGCCGCGTCCCGGGGCGCCGATCGATTTGAGCAACACTCAAACAAGCGTGCGGGGGTGACGTCGACGACCCTTCTGTTCGTCGAAGGCCCCTTCTGTTTCGCGGATACGACGTTTAGAGTGACGCTCTAAACGTATGTGAGGCAAAGAGGTGCCGCGTCGTGCGACTGACCCCCACCGAACGTGACCGGCTGCTGCTCTTCGGGGCCGCCGAGCTGGCCCGGGCCCGCCGGGCGCGCGGCCTCAGGCTGAACGTGCCGGAGGCGACCGCGCTGATCGCGGACACCGTCTGCGAGGCCGCCCGGGACGGCCGGCGGCTCGCGGAGGCCATCGAGGCGGCTCGCTCGGTCCTCGGCCCGGACGACGTGCTGCCGGGGGTCGCCGACGTGGTCACCGAGGTGCACGTCGAGGCCGTCTTCGACGATGGCTCCCGGCTCGCGGTGGTCGCCGACCCCATCGGAGGCGGCCTCGGTGACCGGGCACCGGGCGCGCTGCTGCCCGGCCCGGAGCACGCCGACCCCGCGCCCGTCCGCCGGCTCACGGTCACCAACACCGCCGCCGTGCCCGTCTCCGTCACCTCCCACTTCCACTTCTTCGAGGCCAACCCGCGGCTCGACTTCCCCCGCGAGCGCGCCTACGGCATGCGGCTGGCCGTACCCGCCGGATCCTCGGTGCGGTTCGGGCCGGGTGAGAGCGCCGAGGTCGGCCTCGTACCGATCGGCGGCGAGCGGATCGCCATCGGCTTCGCCGGCCTGGTCGACGGACCGCTGGACGCGCCGGGAGCCCGGGAGGAGGCCCTGCGCAGGGCCGCCGCGTGCGGATACCTGGGGGCCGGAGACCCGGGGCCCGGACATCCGGGTGCCGGACGCCCGGCGGTTGACGGCCTGGCGGCCGATGACCCCATGGCCGATGATCTGGCGGCTGAAGGCCTGGAGGGCGAGGGCCGGTGAATCCGTACGAGTACGCCGCCACCCACGGCCCCCGCGCCGGCGACCGCGTCAGGCTCGGCGACTCGGGGCTGGTGATCCGCGTCGAGTCCGACGCGCAGAAGCACGGCGACGAGTTCCTGGCCGGCTTCGGCAAGACCGCCCGCGACGGACTGCACCTCAAGGCCGCCGCCGTCCGCGACACCTGCGACGTCGTGATCAGCAACGTCGTCGTGATCGACGCCGTCCAGGGCATCCGCAAGGTGTCCATCGGCATCCGCGAGGGCCGCGTCCACGCGATCGGCCGGGCCGGCAATCCCGACACCCTGGACGGGGTGGACGTCGTCGTCGGCACCGGCACCTCGATCGTCTCCGGCGAGGGGCTCATCGCCACCGCCGGGGCCGTCGACACCCATGTGCACCTGCTGTCGCCGCGCATCATGGAGGCCTCCCTCGCCTCCGGGGTGACCACGATCATCGGGCAGGAGTTCGGCCCGGTGTGGGGCGTCGGCGTCAACTCCCCCTGGGCGCTCAGGCACACCTTCAACGCCTTCGACGCCTGGCCGGTCAACATCGGCTTCCTGGGCCGGGGTTCGTCCTCCTCGCCGGCCCCGCTGGTCGAGGCGCTGGCCGAGGGCGGCGCCTGCGGGTTCAAGGTGCACGAGGACATGGGCGCCCACACCCGCGCCCTGGACACCGCGCTGCGGGTCGCCGACGAGCACGACGTCCAAGTGGCCCTGCACAGCGACGGGTTGAACGAGTGCCTGTCTGTCGAGGACACCCTGAGCGTCCTCGACGGCCGCACGATCCACGCCTTCCACATCGAGGGCTGCGGCGGCGGTCACGTGCCCAACGTGCTGAAGATGGCCGGCGTCCCGAACGTCATCGGCTCCTCCACCAACCCCACCCTGCCCTTCGGCCGGGACGCGGTCGCCGAGCACTACGGCATGATCGTCTCCGTCCACGACCTCAAGACCGACCTGCCCGGCGACGCCGCCATGGCCCGCGACCGCATCCGGGCCGGCACCATGGGCGCCGAGGACGTGCTGCACGACCTCGGAGCCATCGGCATCACCTCCTCCGACGCCCAGGGCATGGGCCGCGCGGGCGAGACGGTCCGCCGTACGTTCGCCATGGCGGGCAAGATGAAGGCCGAGCTGGGCCCGCTGGAGGGCGACGGCGAGGGCGACGACAACGCCCGCGTCCTGCGCTACATCGCCAAGCTGACCATCAACCCGGCCATCGCGCACGGCCTCTCCCACGAGGTCGGCTCGATCGAGACCGGCAAGCTCGCCGACATCGTGCTGTGGCGCCCGGAGTACTTCGGCGCCAAACCGCAGCTCGTCCTCAAGGCCGGCTTCCCGGCGTACGGCGTGACCGGCGACCCCAACGCCGCCACCGACACCTGCGAACCCCTCGTGCTGGGACCGCAGTTCGGCGCGTACGGGGCCACGCCCGCCGACCTCTCCGTCGCGTTCGTCGCCCGCGCCGCCCTCGACCAGGGCCACGACACCCTGCCCACCCGGCGCCGCCGGGTCGCCGTGCGCGGCACTCGCGGCATCGGCCCCGCCGACCTGCGGCTGAACGCCCGCACCGGCGCGGTCGACGTCGACCAGCGCACCGGCCTGGTCACCCTCGACGGCGACCCGCTGCGCTCCGCGCCCGCCGACTCCGTCGCCCTCAACCGCCTCTACTTCCTCTAGGGAGCCACGACATGACCACCCCGGCAGCCGACGGCTTCCGCATGCCCGCCGAATGGACCCCGCACGAGCGGACCTGGATGGCGTGGCCCGGCCCCAACCCCACCTTCGCCGACCCCGACGGCCTCGCCGCCGCCCGCCGCGCCTGGGCCTCGGTAGCCCGAGCCGTCCGCCGCTTCGAGCCGGTCACGGTCGTGTGCGGACCTGGGCAGTCGGCGGAGGCGGGCCGGCTGCTCGGGCCCGGCGTCGACACCGTCGAACGCGCCCTGGACGACGCCTGGATGCGCGACATCGGCCCCACCTTCCTCACCGACGGCAAGGGCGGACTGGCCGCGGTGGACTGGACGTTCAACGGCTGGGGCGCCCAGGAGTGGGCGCGCTGGGAGCACGACGCCGAGATCGCCGGGTACGTCGCCGGCCTCGCGGGCGCGAGGACGTACGCCTCGAAGCTGGTCAACGAGGGCGGCGCGATCCACGTCGACGGCGAGGGCACCGTCCTGCTGACCGAGACGGTCCAGCTCGGCCCCGAGCGCAACCCGCACCGGACGAGGCAGGAGGTCGAGGCGGAGATCCACGCCCACCTCGGCACCCGCAAGGCGCTCTGGCTGCCGCGCGGCCTCACCGCCGACTACCCTCCGCACGGCTTCGGCACCCTCGGACACGTCGACATCGTCGCCGCCTTCGCCGGCCCCGGCGTCGTCGTCGCCCACCACCAGCCGGACCCGGCCCACCCCGACCACGAGATCACCCGGGAGGTCATCGGCATCCTCCGGTCGGCGACCGACGCCCAGGGCCGCCCCCTGGAGGTCGTGGAGGTGCCCGCCCCCACCGTCCTGGAGGCCGACGGCCACTGGGCCGACTACTCCTACATCAACCACTACCTCTGCAACGACGGCGTCGTCCTCTGCGCCTTCGACGACCCGCGCGACGAGACCGC comes from the Streptomyces sp. NBC_00820 genome and includes:
- a CDS encoding alpha/beta fold hydrolase; this encodes MTVTTDDAARLWAVRTAGPGDPLVLCHGGPGLWDMFGDVAELVAGATSAVRWDQRGCGRSAPSDGPWTSERFVADLDAVRRHFGMERMALLGHSWGAQLALGYALAHPERVSTLIYVSGTGIGPDAGWRPAHEANFVARLADHPQRLAHWRELAGVAPAARTPDEERELAVLRWSAEFEDRERALELARRMADPWFGVNTACNRALNLERERTWGTPALYTACTRLDVPALIVDGERDLRPRSAVDSLAEALARARRVSLPDAGHLPWVEDPGGFRDAVVGALQGLPSGAGRPGQAVFSGRLRQDPEDRF
- a CDS encoding GNAT family N-acetyltransferase, producing MTPRPRTVHTADLDAAELRSVRALLDAAFDGGFSDEDWDHGLGGLHVLVQDDRGPAAHGSVVMRRMRHRGRWLRTGYVEAVAVRADVRRTGLGGQVMEVVEGIIDRAYDLGALSASAQGAALYASRGWQRWGGRVHGLSPDGIVRLAEEEGGIHLWPARAGRPLDPEHELVLDWRDGDVA
- a CDS encoding NADP-dependent oxidoreductase is translated as MTETALTVQQTARPTGLPTAGHFRFAESPVPEPAPGTALVENLYWSVDPYHREMMDGQFELNAPLEGRTLGRVVASRTPALPEGEIVLHRHGWRTHSVVRPEEVRHLPHHPDVPLSAYLGVLGGTGLTAYVGLTRIARLREGEDVFVSGAAGGVGTATGRFARLLGAGRLIGSAGSAEKVTYLTEKVGYDTAFDYHGAPVADLLTEAAPTGIDLFVDNVGGDHLGAAVGALRDRGRVVRVGTIAQYNTPDAPPVRFDHADVVEKSLRIEGFLVRDHMDAQKELYDFAVPHLRSGALALDETVVDGFERIVEAFLLMLRGGNTGKILVRRN
- a CDS encoding LysR family transcriptional regulator; the protein is MTAADLAPQELRILVAVADEGGFSAAAGLLGTTQSAVSHAVRGVERKLGAVLFERGRFGARPTPAGERAVAHARRVLRMLQALAADVRGADTGQVAGPLRVAAFRSAALSLLPPALERLTARHPDVEVSVSVVRELGAGTAGEVARGRADLGIATLADGAPLPAGLVGDVLMEEPYALVHPAGHPEPRRLPLVDWAENCGSYTRDWWAAQEWIPAATVTAEDDGAVLAMVGSGLGMAIMPALSLAAALSCVQITDLGPLSPHRSVGYVTTPELAATGAVRALVRELRALHLRTAPPAPLWKGAGHGGVIRSVVSDTRTSE
- a CDS encoding 3-isopropylmalate dehydrogenase, with protein sequence MSRSINLAVIPGDGIGQEVVAEGLKVLSAVLPQDVKLETKEYDFGARRYRATGETLTDADLDALKRHDAILLGAIGDPGVPSGVLERGFLLKLRFAFDHHVNLRPSKLLPGVATPLAGQPEIDFVVVREGTEGPYTGNGGTIRKGTEHEVATEVSVNTAFGVERVVRDAFERAQARPRKKLTLVHKNNVLTFAGHLWTDVFNRVAEEYPEVTTDYVHVDAATIFLVTQPERFDVIVTDNLFGDIITDLAAAVSGGIGVAASGNINPSRAFPSMFEPVHGSAPDIAGQGKADPTATVLSVALLLRHLGHDAEADRIDAAVAADLTERAGKPARSTSEIGDALAVRVAG
- a CDS encoding branched-chain amino acid aminotransferase — its product is MTTPTIELKPSAHPLAAAEREAILANPGFGRHFTDHMVTIKWTEGRGWHDGQLVPYAPIPMDPATNVLHYAQEIFEGLKAYRRPDGSVATFRPDQNARRFQRSAKRLAMPELPVETFIEACDLLVQQDKDWVPAHGGEESLYLRPFMIGTEVGLGVKPSNEYLFIVIASPAGAYFPGGVKPVSIWVSEDRVRAVPGGMGDAKTGGNYAASLLAQAEAAVKGCDQVCYLDAVEHKWVEELGGMNLYFVYGAASNEKPVIVTPTLTGSILEGVTRDSLLAVARDLGYQAEEGRVSADQWQRDSENGTLTEVFACGTAAVITPVGTVKRDGVEWKQSGGEPGEVTMRLRRALLDIQRGTAEDKHGWMHELG
- the ureA gene encoding urease subunit gamma; protein product: MRLTPTERDRLLLFGAAELARARRARGLRLNVPEATALIADTVCEAARDGRRLAEAIEAARSVLGPDDVLPGVADVVTEVHVEAVFDDGSRLAVVADPIGGGLGDRAPGALLPGPEHADPAPVRRLTVTNTAAVPVSVTSHFHFFEANPRLDFPRERAYGMRLAVPAGSSVRFGPGESAEVGLVPIGGERIAIGFAGLVDGPLDAPGAREEALRRAAACGYLGAGDPGPGHPGAGRPAVDGLAADDPMADDLAAEGLEGEGR
- a CDS encoding urease subunit alpha gives rise to the protein MNPYEYAATHGPRAGDRVRLGDSGLVIRVESDAQKHGDEFLAGFGKTARDGLHLKAAAVRDTCDVVISNVVVIDAVQGIRKVSIGIREGRVHAIGRAGNPDTLDGVDVVVGTGTSIVSGEGLIATAGAVDTHVHLLSPRIMEASLASGVTTIIGQEFGPVWGVGVNSPWALRHTFNAFDAWPVNIGFLGRGSSSSPAPLVEALAEGGACGFKVHEDMGAHTRALDTALRVADEHDVQVALHSDGLNECLSVEDTLSVLDGRTIHAFHIEGCGGGHVPNVLKMAGVPNVIGSSTNPTLPFGRDAVAEHYGMIVSVHDLKTDLPGDAAMARDRIRAGTMGAEDVLHDLGAIGITSSDAQGMGRAGETVRRTFAMAGKMKAELGPLEGDGEGDDNARVLRYIAKLTINPAIAHGLSHEVGSIETGKLADIVLWRPEYFGAKPQLVLKAGFPAYGVTGDPNAATDTCEPLVLGPQFGAYGATPADLSVAFVARAALDQGHDTLPTRRRRVAVRGTRGIGPADLRLNARTGAVDVDQRTGLVTLDGDPLRSAPADSVALNRLYFL
- a CDS encoding agmatine deiminase family protein gives rise to the protein MTTPAADGFRMPAEWTPHERTWMAWPGPNPTFADPDGLAAARRAWASVARAVRRFEPVTVVCGPGQSAEAGRLLGPGVDTVERALDDAWMRDIGPTFLTDGKGGLAAVDWTFNGWGAQEWARWEHDAEIAGYVAGLAGARTYASKLVNEGGAIHVDGEGTVLLTETVQLGPERNPHRTRQEVEAEIHAHLGTRKALWLPRGLTADYPPHGFGTLGHVDIVAAFAGPGVVVAHHQPDPAHPDHEITREVIGILRSATDAQGRPLEVVEVPAPTVLEADGHWADYSYINHYLCNDGVVLCAFDDPRDETAAAIFRRLFPRRTVTLVDARPVFAAGGGIHCVTQQQPRVR